GCGCGCGGCGTTCACATCGCGGAACAGCCAGTCGAAGAACAGGAAACGGTACAGCAGCTGGCCGAACGACAGCTCCGGGTTCTGCTCGGGTTCGGGCGGGGCTGGCAGTGGCTGGGGCTCGCTCGTCATGATCGGCGATCAGGATGGTTGAGAAGTGACCGGGGAAAAGATGAAAACACGCACGGCTGGGCGCATGGACGATACTAAGTCGAATTCGTCCGCAACACCAATTGCCGCGTCAATCGTGCTCGCGGTGGGTGGGTGGAAGAGCGGGTGAAAGAGCGGGTGGATGAGCGGCTGGATGCGGGCTGGACCGTACGCTATGCCGGCTGCAGGCGCTCCCGTGCCGCCCGGGTATCGCGCACCGGCGTGGTGCCGAACAGCCGGCCATATTCGCGGGTGAACTGGGGCACGCTTTCATATCCCACCGTAAAAGCCGCGGTGCTGGCGGAGGCGCCTTCGCCCAGCATCAGCCGGCGTGCCTCGATCAGCCGCAGCTGCTTCTGGAATTGCAGCGGAGACAGCGATGTCAGCGCCCGAAAATGCTGGTGGAACGACGAGGGGCTCATGCCCGCTATTTCCGCCAGGCGTTCCACGGGCAATGCACGGGCGAAATCCGTGCGCAGCAGTGCCACGGCGCGCGCTACCCGCTGTGCCGGCCCGTTCGGCCAGCCGAGCCGCCGCAGCGCCGGCCCGTGCCGCCCTGCGAGCAGCCAGTAATGCAGCTCGCGTACCAGCTGGGCGTGCAGTACCGGCACGGCGTCGGGGCGGTCGAGCAGGTGGAGCAGCCGCCGCGCGGTATCGGCCACTTCCGTATCGGTGGTATCCACGCGCACCGGCACGTGCGCGTCATCCGGCGCGGCGCCCATCTGCACCCCCAGCTCGGCGATGACGGCCTGATCGAGTTCCAGCACGAGCGACAGGTAGGGCGCGGCCAGGCTGGCAGCGGTGATCTGGCTGACGATCGGCACGTCCGCGGTGATCAGCAGCGATTCGCCGGCACTGAAATCCACCGAGGTGGTGCCCATCGTTACGTTCTTGGCGCCCTGCACCACAAGGCAGACGATCGGCTTCGAAATCGCATGCTGCAAGCCGCTGGGCGCGAATGCGCGCACGGCCAGCAGGCCGGGAATGGCGGAGCGGGCCAGTCCGCTGGCATCGGCATGGGAGTCGGCATGGCGGCGTACCGCGTCGAGCAGGGTATCCATGGCATCAGCGTAACCCGAAAACGGCAGGGCGGCGTGGAATTGGAGGATCAGGCAAAAAAACCGTTCCTTCGTGAAATTGCGCTGGCACGCGCGGGACCATCATGGCGGCTCCCAACCACGCATCGTCAAGGAGCCAGCATGACCACGATTACCCTCATTACCGGCGCCAGCCGCGGCCTGGGCCGCAATACGGCACTCAGCATCGCCCGGGCCGGCGGCGACGTCATCATCACGTACCAGAGCCGTGCCGAGGATGCGCAGGCCGTTGTCGCCGAGATCGCGGCACTGGGCCGCAAGGCCGTGGCGTTCCAGCTGGACAGCGGCAATATCGGCAGCTTTGCCTCGTTCGTGCAACAGTTACGCGGCACGCTGCGCGAAACGTGGGGCCGCGACAGGTTCGACCATCTCGTCAACAATGCCGGCCACGGCGAACACGCGGCGCTGACGGACACCACCGAGGCCCAGTTCGACCGGCTGGTGGACGTGCATTTCAAGGGCGTGTTCTTCCTGACGGCGGCGCTGCTGCCGCTGCTGGCCGATGGCGGCCGCATCGTCAACCTGTCGTCCGGACTGACGCGGCTCACCATTCCAGGGTATGCCGCCTATGCGGCAATGAAGGGCGCCGTGGAAGTGATGACGCGCTACATGGCAAAGGAATTCGGCGCGCGCGGCATCGCTGTCAACACGGTGGCGCCGGGCGCCATCGAAACGGATTTCGGCGGCGGCGCCGTGCGCGACAATCCGGACCTGAACCGGATGCTGGCGCAAATGACCGCGCTGGGCCGCGTGGGCGTGGCCGACGACATCGGCCCGATGATCGCCGGCCTGCTGGCACCGGGCAACCGCTGGGTGACGGGCCAGCGGATCGAGGTTTCGGGGGGCCAGGCCCTCTGATCCGGGCGGCCAGGCTCTCCGATCCGGGCGGCCAGGCTCTCCGATCCGAGCGGCTTACAGGCTGGCGCGCAGCGACAGCGTGACGTTGCGCGGATCGCCGTAGTAGTAGCTGATGCCGGTCGGCGCGAACTTCTTGTAATACACCTTGTCGAACAGGTTCTCGACGTTCAGCTGCAGCGCGTAGCGGTCGCTGAACCGGTAGTTCGCCATCGCGTTGAAGATCGAATAGCCGCCCTGGCGCACCGTCAGGCCGCCGGCGGTCACGTAGGTATCGTTCTGCGTGCGCACGCCACCGCCCAGCGTCAGGCCCTGCAGCGCGCCGTCGAAGCGGTAGCTGGAGAACACGTTGACCTTGTGGCGCGGATCGATCGTGCGCAGCGGCAGGCCCGTGTTGGCGCTGCTGGTATCGGTGATGTATTTCGTACGCGTGTTGGTATAGCCGGCCTGCACCTGCCAGCCCGGCAGGATCTCGCCGGCCAGTTCCAGTTCCCAGCCCCTGCTCTGCGTTTTTCCGCCGGCCACGCGGCAAAAGCCGGTGGTGTAGTACGGCGCGCACGGATTGGCCGACGTGGGGTCCTCGACCGCCTTGCCCTCGTTGGTGATGTGGAAGATGCCGGCCGAGGCCGTCAGTTTGCCGCCGAAGAAATCGCCCTTCACGCCCGCTTCGTAGTCCTCGCCGCGGATCGGCTGCAGGATGTTGCCGTTGACATCCTTCACGTTCTGCGGCGTGAAGATTTCCGTGTAGCTCAGGTAGGCGTTCAGGTTACGGTTGAAGTCGTATACCAGGCCGGCGAACGGCGTGGCCTCGCGCTCGATCCTGTAGTTGCTGGCCGGCGTGCGCGGCACCTCGTATTCCCACCACGACAGGCGGCCGCCGACGAGCAGCGTCAGCGGATCGGCGACCGACAGCCGCGCCGTGCCGAACACGCCCTTCTGGCGCGTGTAGTTCGGGTTGGCGCTGCCCGGGGTCGCCACATCGCGCTCGGCATAGGTGCCGTACGGGTCGAAGGTGCGGATATCCACGACCTGCGGGTACAGGCTGCCCTGGCCCCAGCTGTCGATCGATTCGGTGCGCAGCGCCTCGCCGCCCACGATCAGCTCGTGCTTGCGGCCGAACAGCGTGAACGGGCCGCTGGCCACCGCGTTGACGACCTTCTGCGTGCTCTCGGCGCCGGTGTACTGGGCCGAGGCCACGCTCATCAGGTAAGGATTGGTGGTGCCGGCCACCCGCGTGAAATACGATTGCTTGAAGCCGCCGTTCTTCAGCGCCAGGTGCACCCAGGCGGCGCCGACCCTGGCCGTCCAGCCGTTGTCGAAGCGGTGCTCGATCTCGGCGAACGCTTCGTCGTTGTAGCGGTTCCAGCGGTTCCAGTCCACGCCCAGGTAGGTGTCGCGCGGCAGGTACAGCGGCGAACCGTCGAGGTTGCCGGGCATGCCGCCCCAGGCGCCGGTGGCGTCCAGGTCGGTGTGCTGCAGGCTGGCGGTCAGCGTGGTCTTCGGCGCGAGGTCGTATTCCACCACGCCGTACAGCACTTCGCGTTTTTCCTGCTTGGCCTTCTGGAAGAATTCCTTCTCGTCCGCCACCACCACGGCACGTGCGCGCAGCGTGCCCGATGCGTTGAGCGCGCCGGAAACGTCGCCTTCCACGCGGTGGCGGTCCCAGCGGCCGACAGTCGCCACCGCGGATGCCTGGAATTCCCGCGTCGGCCGCTTGCGCACCATGTTCACCGTGGCCGACGGGTTGCCCGAACCGCGCAGCATGCCCGAGGCGCCGCGCAGCACTTCCACGCGGTCCAGCACGGCCGTATCGGGCTGCACGAAGGCCGAGCCGCTCTGGCTGAACGTGATCCCGTCGACCTGCAGCGCATCGATCTGGTAGCCGCGCGAGTGGTACGTGACGCGTTCGCTGTCGGTGTAGTCGACCGACACGCCCGGCGTGTTCTGCAGCACGTCGTGCAGGTCGAGGAAATTGCGGTCGTCCAGCAGCTGGCGGGTGATCACGGTGACCGGCTGCGGGATGTCGCGCACCGTCTCGAAACCTTTCATCACGCTGGCCTTGCGGCTGGCCAGCGAACCGGTGTTTTCGGTGTTGTTGTCCATCGTGCCCGTCACGGTCACCGTTTGCAGCGTGGTTTCCGCCTCCGCCGGCGGCGCCGCGGGCGCCACTTCCTCCGCCGCATGCAGCGCCAGCGGGTAAGCCAGCGACAGGCTTGCGCACAGCAGGGTCAGCCCGGTGCCGCGCCTCCCGGATTGCTGGCGGAACGGGTGCGGGGCGGGGCTTGCTGCGCGATCGGGAAACATGACAACTCCTGTGCTGGGGGCGGAAAGACGAATGAAATGCGAATGAAATGCGAATGGGAATGAGAATCAATCTCAATGATAGCGTGGAAGCTGCCGGCCTGTCGATGCCCCTTTCCGGGGATTGCCTGTTTCCTTCCGCGCAGTGTGCGGCGCCGGCACGCGCGCATTGCCACCACTCCACTGCCCTGCTACTGTTCGATGCCCGTGCCTGGCGACGACGAACGCATGACCACATGACCCGATGACGAACCGCAGCGCCCTGACCATCCTGGTGGTGGAAGACCATCCGACGATCGCCCGCCAGGTCGTGCAGTTCCTCGACGGCCTGAAGTGGCAGACCGACCATGCCGCCACCGGCGCGCTCGCCATCGAACTGGCCACGCGCGAAAGCTACGACGTGGTGCTGCTCGACCTGAACCTGCCCGACATGGATGGCCTGGACGTGTGCCGCGCGATCAAGGCGCGGGCGCCGCGCAACGTGCCGGTACTGATGCTGACCGCCCGCGATGCGTTCGAAGACAAGGCCCGCGGCTTCCATGGCGGCGCCGACGATTACCTGACCAAGCCGTTCGACCTGCGCGAGCTTGCGCTGCGCTGCGAAGCACTGGCGCGGCGCGGGCAACTGCACGTGGGCCAGGAGCTGAGCGTCGGTCCGCTCACGCTGCTGCCGCGTGACCGGCGCGCCCTGTGCCACGGCATGCCCGTCACGCTGACACAAGCCGGTTTCAGGATCCTGTTCACGCTGTGCACCGCGCATCCGCATGCCGTTTCCCGGTCCGCGCTGATGCACGAGCTGTGGGGCACCAATCCGCCGGACAGCGATGCACTCAAGTCGCACATCTATGCGCTGCGCAGGCAACTGGCGCTGGCCGGCGCGCCGGACATCATCGGCACCATTCCGCAGCTCGGCTACAGGCTGCAACCTGCCGCGGCCGCCGATGTTTAAGTCGATCCGGCATGGCCTGTTCGCCGCGCTGGCCGGTTTCACGGTGCTGATCTGCGTTGCCTATACCGGGCTCGCGCTGGTTATTTCCTATGTGACCGAAGACATGCTGGTCGACCGGCTGCTGGAACGGGAAGCGGCCGCCATGGGGGCGCATTTCCGCCTGCATGGCGCGATCGGGCAGCCAGGTATCGACCTCATCCGTGTCTACAGCGGCAGTGAGGCGTTGCCTCCGCTTGCGCGTGAAACGATCGCGGCCGGCAAGCAGCGTGCCGAGATCTTCACGGACACCGGCCATCACTATCACCTCCGCACGCTCGACCTGCGCGGGGCGGGC
Above is a window of Pseudoduganella dura DNA encoding:
- a CDS encoding AraC family transcriptional regulator, coding for MDTLLDAVRRHADSHADASGLARSAIPGLLAVRAFAPSGLQHAISKPIVCLVVQGAKNVTMGTTSVDFSAGESLLITADVPIVSQITAASLAAPYLSLVLELDQAVIAELGVQMGAAPDDAHVPVRVDTTDTEVADTARRLLHLLDRPDAVPVLHAQLVRELHYWLLAGRHGPALRRLGWPNGPAQRVARAVALLRTDFARALPVERLAEIAGMSPSSFHQHFRALTSLSPLQFQKQLRLIEARRLMLGEGASASTAAFTVGYESVPQFTREYGRLFGTTPVRDTRAARERLQPA
- a CDS encoding SDR family oxidoreductase; its protein translation is MTTITLITGASRGLGRNTALSIARAGGDVIITYQSRAEDAQAVVAEIAALGRKAVAFQLDSGNIGSFASFVQQLRGTLRETWGRDRFDHLVNNAGHGEHAALTDTTEAQFDRLVDVHFKGVFFLTAALLPLLADGGRIVNLSSGLTRLTIPGYAAYAAMKGAVEVMTRYMAKEFGARGIAVNTVAPGAIETDFGGGAVRDNPDLNRMLAQMTALGRVGVADDIGPMIAGLLAPGNRWVTGQRIEVSGGQAL
- a CDS encoding TonB-dependent siderophore receptor, which produces MFPDRAASPAPHPFRQQSGRRGTGLTLLCASLSLAYPLALHAAEEVAPAAPPAEAETTLQTVTVTGTMDNNTENTGSLASRKASVMKGFETVRDIPQPVTVITRQLLDDRNFLDLHDVLQNTPGVSVDYTDSERVTYHSRGYQIDALQVDGITFSQSGSAFVQPDTAVLDRVEVLRGASGMLRGSGNPSATVNMVRKRPTREFQASAVATVGRWDRHRVEGDVSGALNASGTLRARAVVVADEKEFFQKAKQEKREVLYGVVEYDLAPKTTLTASLQHTDLDATGAWGGMPGNLDGSPLYLPRDTYLGVDWNRWNRYNDEAFAEIEHRFDNGWTARVGAAWVHLALKNGGFKQSYFTRVAGTTNPYLMSVASAQYTGAESTQKVVNAVASGPFTLFGRKHELIVGGEALRTESIDSWGQGSLYPQVVDIRTFDPYGTYAERDVATPGSANPNYTRQKGVFGTARLSVADPLTLLVGGRLSWWEYEVPRTPASNYRIEREATPFAGLVYDFNRNLNAYLSYTEIFTPQNVKDVNGNILQPIRGEDYEAGVKGDFFGGKLTASAGIFHITNEGKAVEDPTSANPCAPYYTTGFCRVAGGKTQSRGWELELAGEILPGWQVQAGYTNTRTKYITDTSSANTGLPLRTIDPRHKVNVFSSYRFDGALQGLTLGGGVRTQNDTYVTAGGLTVRQGGYSIFNAMANYRFSDRYALQLNVENLFDKVYYKKFAPTGISYYYGDPRNVTLSLRASL
- a CDS encoding response regulator transcription factor; this encodes MTNRSALTILVVEDHPTIARQVVQFLDGLKWQTDHAATGALAIELATRESYDVVLLDLNLPDMDGLDVCRAIKARAPRNVPVLMLTARDAFEDKARGFHGGADDYLTKPFDLRELALRCEALARRGQLHVGQELSVGPLTLLPRDRRALCHGMPVTLTQAGFRILFTLCTAHPHAVSRSALMHELWGTNPPDSDALKSHIYALRRQLALAGAPDIIGTIPQLGYRLQPAAAADV